One window from the genome of Tachypleus tridentatus isolate NWPU-2018 chromosome 11, ASM421037v1, whole genome shotgun sequence encodes:
- the LOC143232621 gene encoding uncharacterized protein LOC143232621, translated as MSRQCRNSCDTFCYICGEYMLVYHKRSITALVKKAYHLYFGCKIGDKDQGWAPHICCATCAVCLRAWLRGTPKTMPFAVPVIWREQKDHLTDCYLYLTNVSGFSAKNKKSIEYPNLPSAMRPVPHDDSLPIPKPPEEWTLDEPDEETAMQGTGSDIDPDFKPCSSGNPHVITQSELNDLVRDLGLSKAKAKLLGSRLQEWCLLSPGMKISVF; from the coding sequence atgtctcgtcaatgtcgtaacagttgcgatacattctgctatatttgtggcgagtatatgCTTGTTTATCATAAACGCTCAAttactgctcttgtgaagaaagcgtATCAtttgtacttcggctgtaaaattggtgataaAGACCAGggatgggcgcctcacatttgttgtgcgacatgtgctgtctgtctgagagcttggctcagaggcactccaaagacaatgccgtttgctgtcccagtgatatggcgagaacagaaagaccacttgacggactgttacttatatttgactaatgtgtctggtttctctgccaaaaacaagaagtcaattgaataccctaatctaccttcagcaatgagacccgtgccacatgatgacagtcttccaattccaaaaccaccagaggaatggactttagacgaaccagatgaagaaactgcaatgcagggaactggcagtgacattgatccggattttaaaccgtgctcctcaggcaaTCCACAtgtcataacacagtcagaattaaacgatctggtcagagatttgggtttgtcaaaagcaaaagccaaattgctgggttcgagattgcaggaatggtgtttgctgtcaccaggtatgaaaatttctgttttttga